Within Microterricola gilva, the genomic segment AGCGCGGCATCGAGTACTCGCTCGGCGTGCGCTTCCAGAGCGTCACCCAGAACGAGTCCGGCGTCGTCGTCACCCTCGAAGATGGCAAGACCATCGAGGCAGAGCTGCTGCTCGTCGCCGTCGGCCGTGGCCCGGCCACCGCAGGCCTCGGCTTCGAGGAGCAGGGCATCACCATGGACCGCGGCTTCGTCATCACGAACGAGCGCCTCGCCACCAACGTGCCCGGCGTCTACGCGATCGGCGACATCGTTCCCGGTCTGCAGCTCGCCCACCGCAGCTTCCAGCAGGGCATCTTCGTCGCAGAGGAGATCGCGGGCCTGAACCCGATCATCGTCGAAGACGTGAACATCCCGAAGATCACCTACTGCGACCCGGAGGTCGCGTCGGTCGGCTACACCGAGGCCAAGGCGGCCGAGAAGTTCGGTGCAGACCAGATCAGCAGCTACGACTACAACCTCGGCGGCAACGCCAAGAGCTCGATCCTCGGCACCGCGGGATCGGTGAAGGTCGTCCGCGTCAACGACGGCCCCGTCGTCGGCGTGCACATGATCGGCGCCCGCGTCGGCGAGCTCATCGGTGAGGCCCAGTTGGCCGTCAACTGGGAGGCATACCCCGAGGACATCGCACCGCTGATCCACGCGCACCCCACCCAGAACGAGGCCATGGGCGAGGCATTCCTCTACCTGGCCGGTAAGCCGCTGCACGCCCTCTAGGCCGCGCGCACCCACGACTGCAATAAGCTCAGAATGAATAACGCTTTGAAGGAGACAATCGCATGAGCGAATCCGTCAGCCTCCCGGCACTCGGTGAGAGTGTCACAGAGGGTACGGTCACCCGTTGGTTGAAGAACGTGGGCGACCGCGTAGAGGTCGATGAGCCGCTGCTCGAGGTATCGACCGACAAGGTCGACACCGAGATCCCCTCGCCGATCGCCGGCGTGATCGAGGCGATCCTCGTCCAGGAGGACGAGACCGTCGAGGTCGGCACCGCGCTCGTCACCATCGGTGACGGCTCCGCCGCCGCTGCCCCCGCCGCTCCGGTCGCCGAGGCACCGGCGGCTCCCGAGCCCGTCGCGGCCCCTGAGCCCGTTGCCGCTCCCGAGCCCGTCGCAGCTCCTGCACCGGTCGCAGCTCCTGCACCGGTCGCCGCTCCGGCACCCGCAGCAGCCCCCGCGCCTGCCGCTCCGGCACCGGCCGCAGCGCCCGCGCCTGCCGCTCCGGCTCCCGCAGCAGCTCCCGCTCCCGCAGCAGCCCCGGCTCCCGCTGCGGCTCCCGCCGCCGAGGCTCCGGCCGCGGCATCCGGATCGCACGCCTCGACCAGCGGCTACGTGACCCCGATCGTTCGCAAGCTCGCCAACGAGCAGGGCGTCGACCTCAGCACCCTCACCGGCACCGGTGTCGGCGGCCGCATCCGCAAGCAGGATGTACTCTCCGCCCAGGCTCCGGCGGCCTCCGCCGCCGCGGCAGCCCCCGTGCTCGAGGTGTCCCCGCTGCGCGGCACCGTGCAGCCGATGTCGCGTCTGCGCAAGGTCGTTGCCGAGCGCGCCGTCATCTCGATGCAGTCGACGGCCCAGCTCACGACGGTCGTCGAGGTCGACGTGACCCGCGTCGCCATGCTCCGCGACAAGGTCAAGGCCGAGTTCCTCGCCAAGACGGGCAACAAGCTGTCCTTCCTGCCGTTCTTCGCACTGGCCGCCGTCGAGGCGCTCAAGGCGTACCCGGTGATCAACGCGACCGTTGACGGCGACTCGATCGTCTACCCGGACCACGAGAACCTCAGCATCGCCGTCGACACCGAGCGCGGTCTGCTCACCCCCGTCGTCCGTGACGCGAGCTCGCTGAACATCGCCGAGCTGGCCGCCCAGATCGCCGACCTGGCCGGACGCACCCGCGAGAACAAGCTCAAGCCGGACGAGCTCGCCGGCGGCACGTTCACGCTGACCAACACGGGTTCGCGCGGCGCGCTGTTCGACACCCCGCTGGTCTTCCTCCCCCAGGTCGCCATCCTCGGCACCGGAATCGTGGCCAAGAAGCCCGTCGTCGTCAGCGACAACGGCATCGACGCCATCTCGATCCGCTCCACGGTGTTCCTGGCGCTCTCCTACGACCACCGCATCGTCGATGGCGCAGACGCGGCCCGCTTCCTCACCACGGTGAAGGCGCGCCTCGAGGGTGCAGCATTCGAAGGACAGCTGGGACTCTAGGAGTCCGACGCTCTCTCGTAGACGCCGACCGGCCTCGCCCCTGATCATCAGGGGCGAGGCCGGTTTCGTTTGCCGAAGCCCCGTCCGCTTAGACTGACCGAATGCTCGACTTTGTCGTCGCGGGGCTAAGCGCCAACTCCGTGCCGTATCTCGAGGGCCTTGCCCTTCAGCGCGCCGTCCATCAGTCCGTCGTCTCCTGTGATCGCAACGACACCGTGATCTTCCTCGAACATGATCCCGTGTACACCGCAGGCAAACGCACCCTCCCCGAGGAACGTCCGCTCGGCGACGTTCAGGTGATCGATGTCGATCGGGGAGGCAAGATCACCTGGCATGGGCCGGGCCAGCTCGTGGTCTACCCGATTCTCCATCTTCCGGACCCCGTCGACGTCGTCGGTTATGTGCGCACGCTCGAGGGCATCGTTCTCGAGGTGCTGAACGACCTCGGCGTCGCGGCCCACCGCGTCGACGGTCGCTCCGGCGTCTGGTTCACCGACGGCGGTCGAAGCAACAAGCTCGCAGCCATCGGCATCCGCGTCGCAGAGGGCGTCACGATGCACGGCCTCGCGCTCAACTGCAGCAACTCCCTGGAGGCCTACGACCACATCGTCGCCTGTGGCATCGCGGATGCCGGCGTCACAACGGTCAGTGCCGTGCTCGGTCGCACGGTCTCCCCCGAGGAACTCGTCGCACCCATGCAAGCGGCGCTCCTGCGCGCCTTCGACCGCGAGCGGGTGCTCCTGTGAGCGCGGCTCCCGACGGGCGCAGGATGCTGCGTCTCGAGGTGCGCAACGCCCAGACACCGATCGAGCGCAAGCCAGAGTGGATCAAGACCAGGGCGAAGATGGGACCGGAGTACACCCAGCTGCAGGCTCTCGTGAAGAGCGAGGAGCTGCACACGGTGTGCCAGGAGGCGGGGTGCCCAAACATCTACGAGTGCTGGGAAGACCGCGAGGCCACGTTCCTCATCGGAGGTGCCCAGTGCACGAGGCGATGCGACTTCTGCCAGATCGACACGGGCAAGCCGGCCGACTACGACGTCGATGAACCGCGTCGCGTCGCCGAATCGGTGCTCAGGATGCAGCTGCGCTACGCAACCGTGACGGGTGTCGCGCGAGACGATCTCCCCGACGAGGGTTCGTGGCTCTACGCGGAGACGATTCGCGAGATCCACCGCCAGGCCCCGGGTACCGGCGTCGAAATCCTAGTCCCAGACTTCTCGGGGAACCCCGAGTACCTGGGCGAGGTCTTCTCCGCCAGGCCCGAGGTGTTCGCGCACAATGTCGAGACGGTGCCGCGGATCTTCAAGCGCATTCGGCCGGCATTCACCTATGAGCGTTCCCTCGGCGTGATCGCCCAGGGCCGCGCGGCGGGGCTGATCACCAAGTCGAATCTGATTCTCGGCATGGGTGAGGATCGTGCAGAGGTCTCCCAGGCCCTGCGAGATCTGCACGCGGCCGGAACCGACATCATCACGATCACGCAGTACCTCCGCCCGAGCGCCAGGCACCTGCCTGTCGCGCGCTGGGTGAAGCCTGAGGAGTTCGTCGAGCTCAATCACGAGGCGGAGGAGATCGGCTTCCTGGGGGTGTTGTCCGGGCCACTGGTGCGATCCTCCTACCGCGCGGGGCGACTGTGGGCGCAGTCGATGCGGGCAACGGGCCGGGCGATACCCGCCGAGCTCCAACACCTCGCCGATGCCTCGCTCGGATTCGCGCAGGCCGTCTCCTAGCGTCGATCGGCTAGTAGTCGAAGATCTCCCTGAGCCGCCACCCGGCCTCGCTCCTGACCATCAGGAGCGAGGCCGGATTCGCCTCCTCTCCGAGCTTCTCCGCCGCGAGCAGGGCAGCACCGCCGTTCCGTTCGACGAGCGCGATGCTCGCGGGGTCGTACGCGGCGGGCAACTCGGCCGTGCCGCTCTGTTGGGCACGACGGATGCCGGCGGCATCCGCATCGGCGATCGGGCTGCCGAGGTCGTCGACCCCGTCGAGACAGAGCAGTGACGACTCCCGGAAGCACTGCTCTCGCAGCGAGAGCAACAGGGTCGCGGCCAGCACCGGGTCATCCCCCTGCAGGCCGGGCGGGGCCGCATGTGTCGATGCGGCGTCTGTCGGGGCTGGCTCGACCGGAGCGGACTGCTCCGCTGAGCTCTGAGGTGCACCGCCGGGCGGGAGCACGGTGATCGCGAGCACGAACAGAGCTGCGGCCACCGTGCAGCCGACGATGACCGGTCGACGATGCCTGCGAAGCGCAGCGCCCAGTGCCGTGCGGAGCGCCGTCATCCCGCGGCCACCGAACGACTCCGCGGCCGCCCCGGCCACCTCCGGAACGCCCCAGCGCCGCCACGCGGACGGCGGCCGATCGGGCTCGTCCCCGGCCTGAGCCGGAGCGGCGGGCGGGGTCCCGCGAGTTCCGTGCCCGGACGCGGCGACCCTGTCGGGCGGATCGCCGGCGGCGATCTCGCCCGGCATCCGCACCGCCAGAGCGCGGGAGAGCGTGAAGAGGCGCCGCTCCAGCTCCTGCGCGAACGGCAGGAAGGGATGTGCACCCACGCGGCCGTCGACCCAGCCCAGCAGATCCTCGAGCTCGTGCGGCGCGACGCTGTCGGCATCGATCACGGCGCACAGCTCGTGCACGAGCGCGCCGAGTGCCTGATACTCGGCGCGGAGTGTCTTCGTGCGCTCGGCGCCGGTGCCCAGCGGTCGTGCGCTCCCCCAACGGCTGAGTCGGGCGCGGCCGTTGGCGTCGAAGCGAACCGCGGCGGCGCCGATGGCACCGTGGCTCAGCCCGGCCGCGTGCAGAGCGGCGACGGCGACGGTCAGCGGGGCGAGGATGGTCACGACCTCACCGGCCCGCAGCTGGGACCGCCGGGAGAGCAGCTCGGCCAGCGTCGGGCCGTCATCCCGTTCCATCACCAGGCACAGCCGACCATCGGGCAGGCTCACCACATCGTGGAGCGGCGCCGAGACGCCGCTCGGCAGCGCGGTGAGCACGGCGATCTCGCGATCGATGAGTTCGGCCGCGGTGCCGGCGTGGAAGACGCGCAGCGCCACCGTGTCACCGCCGGGAGCCGCGTGGCCGAGATAGACGGCCGCACTGCGCCCGACGGCGAGGCGGCGCACGACGCGGTAGCCGGCAATGTCGGTGAGCGCGTCATCGAAACGCGTCGCCGCGCTCGCACCGCCAACGCCGGGCTCGGAGTCGGGCTCCGGTCCGCGTCGCCGCACTCGTCTCGTCCGCTTCACGAGGCCAGCCTGCACCCGGTCTGGCGCGCCGGCGCATGCGGGTGTCGCCCTGTGTATAACGCGCAGACGAGGCACCCCTGTGCACAACAGACCGCCCGGCACGATGCGGTCATCGGAGGCCTCGCGGACTCGGTATTCTAGAGAGCATGGCACGCAGCTCGGAGAAGTCTTCCACCCCCAAGCAACCTGGTCGCTTCAAGCAGATGTGGCAGGTCTTCCAAATGACCCGCCGCTACGACTCCAGCGCGCAGTGGCTCATGCTTCTCGGATTCCTCGCCCCGATCATCATCGGTGTCGCGCTCGGCATCTGGCTCGGCGCTGGCAACGGTTTCACGATCGCGCTCTGGATCGTCGCCGGCGTGCTTGCCGGCATCCTGATTGCGCTGATCATCCTCGGCCGTCTGGCCGAGAAGGCCGCGTACTCGCAGATCGAGGGCCAGCCGGGCGCCGTGGGCGCCGTGCTGCGCAGCTCGCTGCGCCGCGGCTGGATCGGCAGTGAGATGCCCGTCGCCGTCAACGGCAAGACGCAGGATGCCGTCTACCGCGCCGTCGGCCGCGGCGGCGTCGTGCTCATCGCCGAGGGCGCTGAATCGCGCACCGGCCGCATGCTCGATGACGAGAAGCGCAAGATCGTGCGCATCCTCCCCAACGTTCCCGTCACCTTCCTGCACGTCGGACGCGAAGCCGGCGATGTGCCGCTGCACAAGCTGCCGCGCACACTGTCGCGCATCAAGAACACGCTGTCCAAGGCCGAGGTGCTCGCGGTGAACAACCGGCTGAGCTCGCTCGGCACGCAGCTGCCCATCCCGAAGGGCATCGACCCGTTCAAGGTGCGCCCGCAGCGCGGCCGCTAGCCCAGCGGGTCGACACACAGACCAAACAAATGACGGATGCCGCAGCGCGCGGCATCCGTCATTGTCGTTAACGAGCGAGCTCCGCGGCGCTAGGCGCGGATCAACACCGTTCCGGCGACCTTGTCGTGGAAGCCGCGCTGGTCCGAATCCCAGACGAGCGCGGGAAGGACGACGACGAGCAGCACGGTGCGCACCAGAGCACGCCAGAGCGGAACCCGCTCTCCGTCCAGGGTGATCAGACGCATGCCGCACATGCGGTGTCCAATGCTGCCGCCGAGAGTGGCGATCGCGAGGATCTGCAGGAGCGCGAAAACGCCCATTGTCGCGAAGGAGTATGCCAGCGACTCGTAGGGCGCGATGAAGAGCGAGATGCCCATGGCGATCGCCCAGTCGATCGCGATGCCGCCGATGCGACGCCCCACCCGTGCGACGGAGTGGGCGCCCTCGTTGGGGAGACCCAGTCGCTCACCCGGCCAGCGGCTCGGTGGAAGCTCGCCGAAGGTGCGGCGGGCGGAGTTGCGGGAGGAAGAGGAGGCAGACATCTGGACCAGTCTATCGAGCGGTTGGTTCTGTAACATGCTCGAAACATTCGCGTCACCCGCGGGAAATTCACCCGCCATACTCTCGGGGAAGGTTGCGCGGAGCAGCCGTTCGGTTCCAGATCTGGGAGAAGTCCTACATGTTCAGCGATTCATCTGAGGTGCTCAGCTACATCAAGGAAAACGACGTCAAGTTCCTTGACATTCGTTTCACCGATCTTCCCGGTGTGCAGCAGCACTTCAACATCCCGGCATCCTCCGTCGATGAGGAGTTCTTCACCGTCGGTCAGCTCTTCGACGGCTCCTCGATCCGCGGCTTCGCGTCGATCCACGAGTCGGACCTGCAGCTCATCCCCGATGTGACCACCGCGTACATCGACGTCTTCCGCAAGGAGCTCACCCTGGTGATGCTCTTCGACATCTACAACCCGCGCAACGGCGAGATCTACTCGAAGGACCCGCGCCAGGTTGCCCGCAAGGCCGAGAAGTACCTGGCATCCACCGGCATCGCCGACACCGCGTTCTTCGCCCCTGAGGCCGAGTTCTACATCTTCGACGACGTGCGCTACGAGGTCAACCAGCACACGAGCTTCTACTCGGTCGACTCCAGCGAGGGCGCCTGGAACTCCGGCAAGCAGATCGAGGGCGGCAACCTCGGAAACACCACGCCGTTCAAGGGTGGCTACTTCCCCGTCAGCCCCGTCGACCAGCACGCCGACCTCCGCGACGACATCAGCCTCAAGCTGATCGACGCCGGCCTGATCCTCGAGCGCAGCCACCACGAGGTCGGCACCGCCGGCCAGGGCGAGATCAACTACCGCTTCGACACCATGGTGCACGCGGCCGACGACATCCTGAAGTTCAAGTACATCGTCAAGAACACCGCACACCAGTGGGGCAAGACGGCCACCTTCATGCCGAAGCCGCTCTTCGGCGACAACGGCTCCGGCATGCACACGCACCAGTCGCTGTGGTCCAACGGCGAGCCGCTGTTCTACGACGAGTCCGGCTACGGCGGACTCTCCGACATCGCCCGCTGGTACATCGGTGGTCTGCTGAAGCACGCTCCGGCCGTGCTCGCGTTCACGAACCCCAGCGTCAACTCCTTCCGTCGCCTGGTTCCCGGCTTCGAGGCTCCCGTGAACCTGGTCTACTCGGCCGGCAACCGTTCCGCCTGCATCCGCATCCCGATCACGGGAACGAACCCGAAGGCCAAGCGCATCGAGTTCCGCGTTCCGGATGGCGCGAGCAACCCGTACCTCGCCTTCGCCGCCCAGCTGATGGCCGGCCTCGACGGCATCAAGAACCGCATCGAGCCGCACGAGCCCGTCGACAAGGACCTCTACGAGCTTCCGCCCGAGGAGGCCAAGGCGATCCCGCAGCTGCCCGCGTCGCTCGAGGAGGCGCTCGACGCGCTCGAGGCCGACCACGACTTCCTGCTGCAGGGCAACGTCTTCACGCCCGAGCTCATCGAGACGTGGCTCGACTACAAGCGCGAGAAGGAGATCAAGCCGCTGCAGCAGCGCCCGCACCCCTTCGAGTTCGAGCTCTACTACGGGGTGTAGTCACTTCCCCACTGATTCACTGGGCTGAAGCTGCTTCAGTCCGCAACGAGTCCGCACGATCTGCGAAACGTCACCGACGGCAGATCGTGCGGACTCGTCTTTCTCTGGACGCAAGCGACCGTGGACGTCGATCGTCGTCTTCGCGGACGCGTGGCGCAGACTTGCCGGGACGACCTTCACGTCGAGCCCGGCAGCGATCAGCAGCGACGCGAAGTAGTGGCGCAGGTCGGGGATCCGGAACCCCTTAGGCAGCCCCTCGACGGTGGCAGGAGCCCGGTGCCATTCCGTCTCGATCGTGTACTGGGCAACCCGGCGGCCGTAGGCGATGTGAGAGAGGCGCTCGTGGAGGGCATACACGGTGGAGTCCGCGAGTCCGCCAGTCTTGAGCTTCGCCGTCCACGCCTTCACCTCAGATGGGCGCACGCTGGACAGCAGCCAAGAGTCGAACTCGGCTTCGATGTGCTTGACGTGGCTCTTCGCCTGCCTCACCGTTGAGGCGCGATTGTTCGCGTAGCCCTTCAGTCAGAGTTGGCACCACTCCCTTACCGTGGTGACCTCGTCGAGCCACTCCTGCGCGATCTGCTCACCTGCAGCTGCAGCCTCGCGCGAGTACGTCTTGAACCGGAACTGCCGCGAGTGCTCCTTAGCCTTCCGCATCCCGATACCGGGCGCGATGGGGGCTCCGGTTCTGCGCACGTCAATCTGCGAAACCGGGCAACGATGTTAGCGGAAACATTCCTTCGTCAATAGCCGCAATATATACCGGCTTTACTGCTCCGACCGGCTCCGCCAATCTGTGGTCTGTCGGACAAAGACAGGGTCGTCAACTGATACGAAGGAGACAGTGTGGATGAATCCGAAAACGGGTTGATCAGCCGCAGGGCGATGGTCGCAGGATCAGGCGCAATTGCTGCGATGGTTGCACTTGGCTTTGGTGAACTGATTGGCGAGGTGCCGTCAGCAAGCGCGGCAACGACCTATCAGTTCCCGTTCCCGATAAGCGCATACGACGCCACGGACAAGTACAACACCTACGGCCCGAACGACTTTCGCCTCACACAGCAGCTTGGGAGGCATCGCGGCGTTGACTTCAACGGACCTCTCGCAAGCTACGGCAAGAATATCGCTGCGGTTGCGGACGGATGGATCGAATACAAGGACTCCGGACTTGGCAATCGCGTCGTAATCAGGCACGCGGACGGCTACTACTCCGGTTACTCCCACATGGCCGAACAGTCGCCAATCGGAACTGGGGATCCCGTGATGCTTGGCCAGACGATTGGTCGCGTTGGCACGTCGGGTGGCGTCGCCGCTCACTTGCACTTGTCAATCGGGGCGAACCTCGGGGGCGCACTCGGCAATGGCGGCTACTTCATCGACCACTTTGACCCAATCGCTCACATCAATGCTCGCCTCACAGGGGGCGTAACACCTAACAACCCAATCGGATTTGGAGAAGAAATGGGCCTCGTAGTTCAAATCGCTAGCGGAGCTGGCGCGGGTGGCGTGTATTGGATCGCTCGCAAGACAATCGTTCACCTTGGCAACATGACGGACGTAGATCGTGCCGTCCGCCTCTCCGGTCGACCGCTTGCTGTCCAGACGCGTGCCGAACTCGACACGTTCTGTGCAGTTCTCGGTATCCCCGGGAACCAAATCGTTTCAGGCGTCAAGTACTACGGCTGACTCGAGACAAGCGATGAGACGCCCACCTTCTTCGGAAGGTGGGCGTTTTCCGTCGCTGCTGGAGCTAGTCTCCACCCATAAGTGGTGGTCGCAATGGAGGAGGCGGTCGAATCTCGAATCACCGAACTCGTCGCCGTTTGGGGCTACCACCTGGCCAGCCACTCGCAACCTTTCCCACGATGACCACCCACGCCTACTGATTCATCGCTTCAAGCACGTTCCTGGCTGGTGGCGGCCTCCTCGTTGTTCGGTGGTGGCTTATCCCGCGCCCGATTTCTGGCGGCAAACAGACGTGGTGGCAATCAGCGCTACCAACGAAGAGTTCGAGCTCTACTACGGCGTCTAAGCACTAGCGAAGCATGACGAAGGGCCCGCATCCAACCGGATGCGGGCCCTTCGTCATGTCAACAGCGACCTACAGGCCACCCATCTCATGGAGGTTGCTCTCGCCGGGGAAGAATCCCCCGTAGCTGGTGTTCTGCCCCCGTTCGAACTCCTCCAGTTCCTCGGCCTCAATCTCCTCGGCCTGAATTTCCGCTTCCAACTTCGGGTCGAGCCCTGATCCGGATTCCCGCTTCGCTTCATCAGTCATAGTCACAACCTACTCCCCATCGCGCTCAGAATCGAAGGCTTCGGTTTCCTCATCCCACGCGTCGAGATCGTCTTCGTCGTAGGGCTCCGCGTCCTCACCGACATCGTCGAAAACACCATCCGGCCCGATGGTTTCGACGTCGTCCTCAGCGGCGAAATCACTCATGATTGGCACCTCCGCGTTCTCTCGATCGCGCTCAGGATTGCGCTCTCGACTGCCGAGGATAGGTCGAGCAGCCCCAGCAGACAAGCCCTTTCCGGTGCGCATTTCGGCGCCAGGATGCAACGTGATTGCGTATGGAGCGGGCGCGTCGTGCACATCCTGCGTGCCGTTGCCGTCCGCGGCCCGGCGGTGTAGACCTGAAGGAAGTTCAAGCGAATCGGAGAGTACGATGCCTGACAAATCGCCACACTCACACCACGCCAAGAAGGCGCCGGCCAAGACCTTGAAACAGAAGCGGGCCGAGAAGCACGCCAAGCACCACGACCCCAGTCTGGACATGAACACGGCGTCCGA encodes:
- the lpdA gene encoding dihydrolipoyl dehydrogenase, translated to MSEQNFDIVVLGGGSGGYAAALRAVQLGFTVALIEKDKLGGTCLHRGCVPTKALLHTAEVADVARDAAKYGVNATLNGIDMTAVNAHRDGIVTSKWKGLQGLIKARGITVIEGEGRLASPTSVQVGADTIVGKHVILATGSYSRSLPGLELGGRVITSEQALQLDYIPKKVAVLGGGVIGVEFASVWKSFGADVTIIEALPHLVPNEEESISKQLERAFRKRGIEYSLGVRFQSVTQNESGVVVTLEDGKTIEAELLLVAVGRGPATAGLGFEEQGITMDRGFVITNERLATNVPGVYAIGDIVPGLQLAHRSFQQGIFVAEEIAGLNPIIVEDVNIPKITYCDPEVASVGYTEAKAAEKFGADQISSYDYNLGGNAKSSILGTAGSVKVVRVNDGPVVGVHMIGARVGELIGEAQLAVNWEAYPEDIAPLIHAHPTQNEAMGEAFLYLAGKPLHAL
- the sucB gene encoding 2-oxoglutarate dehydrogenase, E2 component, dihydrolipoamide succinyltransferase; protein product: MSESVSLPALGESVTEGTVTRWLKNVGDRVEVDEPLLEVSTDKVDTEIPSPIAGVIEAILVQEDETVEVGTALVTIGDGSAAAAPAAPVAEAPAAPEPVAAPEPVAAPEPVAAPAPVAAPAPVAAPAPAAAPAPAAPAPAAAPAPAAPAPAAAPAPAAAPAPAAAPAAEAPAAASGSHASTSGYVTPIVRKLANEQGVDLSTLTGTGVGGRIRKQDVLSAQAPAASAAAAAPVLEVSPLRGTVQPMSRLRKVVAERAVISMQSTAQLTTVVEVDVTRVAMLRDKVKAEFLAKTGNKLSFLPFFALAAVEALKAYPVINATVDGDSIVYPDHENLSIAVDTERGLLTPVVRDASSLNIAELAAQIADLAGRTRENKLKPDELAGGTFTLTNTGSRGALFDTPLVFLPQVAILGTGIVAKKPVVVSDNGIDAISIRSTVFLALSYDHRIVDGADAARFLTTVKARLEGAAFEGQLGL
- the lipB gene encoding lipoyl(octanoyl) transferase LipB, translating into MLDFVVAGLSANSVPYLEGLALQRAVHQSVVSCDRNDTVIFLEHDPVYTAGKRTLPEERPLGDVQVIDVDRGGKITWHGPGQLVVYPILHLPDPVDVVGYVRTLEGIVLEVLNDLGVAAHRVDGRSGVWFTDGGRSNKLAAIGIRVAEGVTMHGLALNCSNSLEAYDHIVACGIADAGVTTVSAVLGRTVSPEELVAPMQAALLRAFDRERVLL
- the lipA gene encoding lipoyl synthase, translating into MSAAPDGRRMLRLEVRNAQTPIERKPEWIKTRAKMGPEYTQLQALVKSEELHTVCQEAGCPNIYECWEDREATFLIGGAQCTRRCDFCQIDTGKPADYDVDEPRRVAESVLRMQLRYATVTGVARDDLPDEGSWLYAETIREIHRQAPGTGVEILVPDFSGNPEYLGEVFSARPEVFAHNVETVPRIFKRIRPAFTYERSLGVIAQGRAAGLITKSNLILGMGEDRAEVSQALRDLHAAGTDIITITQYLRPSARHLPVARWVKPEEFVELNHEAEEIGFLGVLSGPLVRSSYRAGRLWAQSMRATGRAIPAELQHLADASLGFAQAVS
- a CDS encoding DUF4191 domain-containing protein, yielding MARSSEKSSTPKQPGRFKQMWQVFQMTRRYDSSAQWLMLLGFLAPIIIGVALGIWLGAGNGFTIALWIVAGVLAGILIALIILGRLAEKAAYSQIEGQPGAVGAVLRSSLRRGWIGSEMPVAVNGKTQDAVYRAVGRGGVVLIAEGAESRTGRMLDDEKRKIVRILPNVPVTFLHVGREAGDVPLHKLPRTLSRIKNTLSKAEVLAVNNRLSSLGTQLPIPKGIDPFKVRPQRGR
- a CDS encoding RDD family protein; the encoded protein is MSASSSSRNSARRTFGELPPSRWPGERLGLPNEGAHSVARVGRRIGGIAIDWAIAMGISLFIAPYESLAYSFATMGVFALLQILAIATLGGSIGHRMCGMRLITLDGERVPLWRALVRTVLLVVVLPALVWDSDQRGFHDKVAGTVLIRA
- the glnA gene encoding type I glutamate--ammonia ligase; this translates as MFSDSSEVLSYIKENDVKFLDIRFTDLPGVQQHFNIPASSVDEEFFTVGQLFDGSSIRGFASIHESDLQLIPDVTTAYIDVFRKELTLVMLFDIYNPRNGEIYSKDPRQVARKAEKYLASTGIADTAFFAPEAEFYIFDDVRYEVNQHTSFYSVDSSEGAWNSGKQIEGGNLGNTTPFKGGYFPVSPVDQHADLRDDISLKLIDAGLILERSHHEVGTAGQGEINYRFDTMVHAADDILKFKYIVKNTAHQWGKTATFMPKPLFGDNGSGMHTHQSLWSNGEPLFYDESGYGGLSDIARWYIGGLLKHAPAVLAFTNPSVNSFRRLVPGFEAPVNLVYSAGNRSACIRIPITGTNPKAKRIEFRVPDGASNPYLAFAAQLMAGLDGIKNRIEPHEPVDKDLYELPPEEAKAIPQLPASLEEALDALEADHDFLLQGNVFTPELIETWLDYKREKEIKPLQQRPHPFEFELYYGV
- a CDS encoding M23 family metallopeptidase, which translates into the protein MDESENGLISRRAMVAGSGAIAAMVALGFGELIGEVPSASAATTYQFPFPISAYDATDKYNTYGPNDFRLTQQLGRHRGVDFNGPLASYGKNIAAVADGWIEYKDSGLGNRVVIRHADGYYSGYSHMAEQSPIGTGDPVMLGQTIGRVGTSGGVAAHLHLSIGANLGGALGNGGYFIDHFDPIAHINARLTGGVTPNNPIGFGEEMGLVVQIASGAGAGGVYWIARKTIVHLGNMTDVDRAVRLSGRPLAVQTRAELDTFCAVLGIPGNQIVSGVKYYG